The following proteins are co-located in the Leptidea sinapis chromosome 30, ilLepSina1.1, whole genome shotgun sequence genome:
- the LOC126973822 gene encoding membrane-bound alkaline phosphatase-like: MRSFGRGLAVVLTAAVVLGADRYHPEGRNGGGEPRGPAPELDRDYWVTAAQAHVRARHDAGLGGPGETFAKNIVMFLGDGMSVPTLSAARTLLGQRRRQLGEEAELFFETFPTSGMIKTYCVNAQIADSACSATAYLCGVKANQGTLGLSAAVPRWNCSASLDASTHADSIAAWALADGRDAGLVTTTRVTHASPAGTFATAANRHWENDADVRGDAVDPALCPDIAHQLVRTAPGNQFKVILGGGRREFIPTDTIDEEGARGRRTDGRNLIEEWKADKVNRSASHQYLWNREQLLAANASLPDYVLGLFENSHMQYHLQANNQTEPTLAEMTEVAIRMLKRNEKGFFLFVESGRIDHAHHDNYAELALDETIAMSDAVQRAVELLDEEDSLVVVTADHAHVMAHNGYTARGSNILAASNARDRNGVPYMTLSYINGPGHRNEVNGLRVDVTQEPNFGELQWRSHVEVPLSSETHGGDDVAVFAWGAQHNMFSGLYEQSELPHRMGYAGCVGRGLHAAPCTGGAPGSPRARTAFALAPALALLAAFYATA, from the exons ATGCGGAGCTTCGGACGCGGCCTGGCGGTGGTTCTGACGGCGGCGGTGGTGCTGGGCGCCGACCGCTACCACCCGGAGGGGCGGAATGGAGGGGGAGAGCCCCGCGGGCCCGCCCCAGAGCTGGACCGGGACTACTGGGTCACGGCGGCGCAGGCGCACGTGCGCGCACGTCACGACGCAGGGCTGGGCGGGCCCGGGGAGACCTTCGCCAAGAACATCGTCATGTTCCTGGGGGACGGCATGTCGGTGCCGACTTTGTCCGCCGCGCGCACGCTGCTGGGGCAGCGCAGGCGGCAGCTCGGCGAAGAGGCGGAATTGTTTTTCGAAACGTTCCCGACCTCCGGCATGATAAAG ACGTACTGCGTGAACGCTCAGATCGCGGACTCGGCGTGCTCGGCCACGGCCTACCTGTGCGGTGTGAAGGCCAACCAGGGCACCCTGGGGCTGTCGGCTGCCGTGCCCCGCTGGAACTGTTCGGCCTCGCTGGACGCCAGCACGCACGCCGACTCCATCGCCGCCTGGGCGCTGGCCGATGGACGAGATGCCG GTCTCGTCACCACAACCCGCGTGACCCACGCATCTCCTGCCGGCACGTTCGCCACGGCCGCCAACCGCCACTGGGAGAATGACGCGGACGTGCGAGGAGACGCCGTGGACCCCGCGCTATGCCCCGACATCGCGCACCAGCTCGTGCGGACTGCTCCCGGAAACCAGTTTAAG GTGATTCTCGGTGGGGGTCGCCGTGAGTTCATACCTACGGACACAATAGACGAGGAAGGCGCTAGAGGAAGAAGAACTGACGGTCGCAACTTGATAGAGGAGTGGAAGGCGGACAAAGTGAACCGCAGTGCGAGCCACCAATATCTGTGGAACCGAGAACAACTGCTGGCCGCCAACGCCTCGCTGCCAGACTACGTGCTCGGCCTGTTTGAGAACAGCCACATGCAGTACCACTTGCAGGCTAACAACCAGACGGAGCCCACCCTGGCCGAGATGACGGAGGTCGCGATCCGGATGCTGAAACGGAACGAGAAAGGGTTCTTCCTGTTTGTGGAGAGCGGGCGCATCGACCACGCCCACCACGACAACTACGCGGAGCTGGCATTGGACGAGACCATCGCGATGAGTGACGCCGTGCAGCGCGCCGTCGAGCTGCTGGATGAGGAG GACTCGCTGGTGGTGGTGACAGCGGACCACGCTCACGTGATGGCCCACAACGGGTACACGGCGCGCGGCTCCAACATCCTGGCCGCGTCAAATGCGAGGGACAGGAATGGTGTGCCCTACATGACGCTTTCCTACATCAACGGACCGGGACACAGGAACGAGGTTAACGGACTACGGGTCGATGTCACACAGGAACCCAATTTCG GCGAGCTGCAGTGGCGCTCGCACGTGGAGGTGCCGCTGTCGTCGGAGACCCACGGCGGCGACGACGTGGCCGTGTTCGCGTGGGGCGCGCAGCACAACATGTTCTCCGGCCTCTACGAGCAGAGCGAGCTGCCGCACCGCATGGGCTACGCGGGCTGCGTGGGCCGCGGGCTACACGCGGCACCCTGCACCGGCGGCGCCCCCGGCAGCCCGCGGGCCCGCACCGCCTTCGCCTTGGCCCCCGCCCTGGCGCTGCTCGCAGCCTTCTACGCCACTGCCTAG